The segment CCTATCTTCACGTGCAACAGCCGTTATTACCAGCTTTACAGCAGTATGCTTAGGGGCCTTTGTGTTGCTAACAATTATTGCAAAGAAACGAGTGTTAGTAGAAAAAGAGTGGTATTTATTACCGTTCGGGAGAAGGATGGCTATTTACCAACTATGGCTAAATTCAACCCTTTTCAAGAAGCATAGCGAGTAAAAGTAAAGAAAAGGTGGAAGGGGCGGAACATTAATGGTATCCCCTTCTACTATAAATTATTGTTGCATTCCTGAAAATACCTGTATGGATTGAGATCAAGAAGTAGGTGGAATTATTGAATACTTTAACAATTATTGGCCTAGGTGCAGGGGATTTTAATCAGCTGCAAATGGGCGTTTATCGAAAATTAAAACATGCGAAAACATTATATGTTCGGACAGTGGATCATCCTGTATTGGAGGAATTAGCAGCGGAAGGTGTCCAGTTTAAAAGCTTTGACGAAATCTATGAAAAGCATAATGCATTCCAGCCTGTCTATGAGGAAATTGCAGATAAACTCATTGAAGCGGCAGCTAGAGAAGATATTATATATGCTGTGCCGGGGCATCCATTAGTGGCGGAGCAAACAGTGCAATTGCTAATTACAGCAGCGAATGATGGGAAAGTGAATTTAGTGATTGAAGGTGGTCAAAGCTTTTTAGACCCGATTTTTGGTGCATTAAAAATTGATCCAATTGAGGGCTTTCAATTATTAGATGGCACTAGCTTTTCCATGCATGATATAAATATGCGTCAGCACCTGCTAATTGCCCAAGTATATGATACATTTAGCGCCTCAGAAGTGAAGCTCACTTTAATGGAAAAATATGATGATGAGTATCCTGTAACAGTTGTGACAGCTGCGGGGTCTGCTCAAGAGAAAATAATAACGGTTCCACTTTATGAGCTAGATCAAAGTGTCGAGGTAAATAATTTAACAACCGTTTATGTTCCGCCTGTAAAATCACAGGAAGAGGCGCTACGGGATTGGACAACATTCCGTCAAATTATTGCTACATTAAGAGGTCCAGATGGCTGTCCATGGGATCGAAAACAAACTCATGAGTCATTGAAAAAATATTTGCTGGAAGAGGCACATGAATACTTAGCTGCTGTAGATGCTGAGGATGATTTTGCAATGATTGAGGAGCTTGGTGATGTGCTGTTGCAAGTATTTTTACATGCACAAATTGGGGAAGATCAAGGCTACTTTACGCTTGAAGATGTTTTAGCCTCTATTAGTGAAAAAATGATTCGTCGTCATCCACATGTCTTTGGTGATGTTGCAGTGGAGGATGCTGAAGGCGTTGTAGCAAATTGGGAGGCTATTAAGGCACAGGAAAAGGGCATTAGTGATAAGCCGTTATTAAGTGAGCAGTATCGAGCCTCCTCCGCGCTACAAACATCCTATAACTATCAAAAGCTAGCTGCAAAGGTAGGCTTTGAATGGCCAGATGTAGAAGGAGCATGGGAAAAGTTTGCAGAGGAATGGCAGGAATTCCGAGCGGAGGTTACAAAAGGCTCAAATGCATCCCGTCTTGATGAATTCGGTGATGTATTATTTACATTGGTGAATTTAGCACGATTTTATAAAATATCACCAGAAGAAGCGATGCTGCATGCTAATGAGAAATTTGCAAGACGCTTTGGCTATGTAGAGGCACAGGTAAAGGCAAGCGGTAAATCATTTACTGATTTTACATTAGAGCAACTAGATGCTTTTTGGGATGAAGCAAAGCAATTAGAAAGGGAGTAACAATATGAGAATAGATAAATTTTTAAAAGTATCACGTTTAATTAAACGTCGCACCTTGGCAAAGGAAGTGGCAGACCAAGGGCGTATTACAATTAATGGGAAAGTAGCAAAGGCTGGTAGCACGGTAAAGGCAGGCGATGAGCTGGCGATTCGTTTTGGTCAAAAAATCGTTACAGCGCGCGTAGAAGAATTACGTGATACGGTGAAAAAGGAAGATGCTGCAAACATGTTTACCATTTTAAAAGAAGAGCGTCTTGAAAAGGTTGAACCGGAATTTATTGATGATGAGGACTAGTCATGATCAATGCTCCTTCTGATGTTGTTGCTTGCTACTTTCTAGCTGACAGAATTACATAACTTCCAATAAAGTTGTCATGCTTTGAAGGTTGTCCGCATAAAGTGAACAGAAGCTAGGACGACTAAAGGAGGAAGAAAATGACGCTACATCAAGAAAGTAATCGTTACACAATTCCATCTGGAGAGCATATTTTAACGATTCGCAATCGTAAAAGAATGGACATGACTTCTGTAAAATCAATTGAACGCTTTGATCAGGAAGAGTTTTTTATTAAGACGTCCCAAGGGCATTTGCTAATCCGTGGAGAGGAACTGCATATCGTTCACTTAGATGTTGACAAAGGATTATTGACGCTTGAAGGAACTGTAAAAACCTTGCAGTATGACGAGGAGGAAAGTGGCTTCTCGAAAGGTTTCCTTCATAAGTTATTTGGATGATTGTTAGTGAGCAATTTTTTCACTTAATTGTCATGGTTTTGAGCGGTATAGCAGTTGGTTTCATTATTGATAGTGTGAGGCTCATTGTTTTTTCGACTCCAAAAAGGTCAAGCCTTCGAAGGTGGATGATGGTTTTTGAATTAATTACCTGGATTTTACTTGGAGGGCTGACATACTATTTATTGTTTTGGCTAAAGGATGGCGCTTGGCGGGCTTATGACCCGCTAGCGCAAATTGCTGGGATTTTTTTGTATCAATCATTTTTTCAAAACTTTTTACGTTTCGTTGCAAGGATTTTGGTGAATATAACATGGAAGCCCCTTTGGTTTATCATACACTTAATTATCACGGTTATTCGACAGGTTCTTCAACTGTTCATTCATATAATCATGTTTGTTTTAAGGCCTTTTGTCAAAATTTATTCGTATTTGTCCTACACTTTTTTAAAAAAGTTACGATATTTGAAGTATAATAAAAAACAACAATAATTTTCGGAGGTGCGGGCATGACAAAACGTCATTCATCAAATGATGAACAACAAAATTTCAAGAAGCTTGATAATGACTATGTCCGTAACACGGATAAAGCTATCAATCGCAAGCAGCAAGCGCGCAAACGTAAAATTCGCCGCATTGTCTTTTTTGCGATTATACCAGTCGTTATTATCGCTCTTCTCTTAAATGTGTTGTCACATCAAAATGAAGTATTAGCAACAAAAGAAAAGGCAAAGAAAGAAGCAGAGCAACATCTTGCTGAATTGAAAGAGGAACAAGACTTATTAAATCTTAAAATCAAACAATTAGAAGATGATGAGTATATCGCAAAGCTTTTACGAAAAGAGTATTATTTATCTGAGGAAGGTGAAATTATTTTCATTATCCCAGATAAAGAGGATAAAAAAGACGACTGAGAGGCTAAGTATTGTTGACACTCTTTTTTTGTTATATATAATGAAAAGAGAAGCTTATTGCAGTAAAAAGTTTGATTAAATTGATTACATGACTCAAATGGGTCGCTTAATTTTTAAGGAGGAGCATTTTTTTTATGTCAATTGAAGTAGGCAGCAAGGTACAAGGTAAAGTAACAGGAATCACAAATTTTGGAGCATTCGTTGAGCTGCCAGATGGCAAAACAGGCTTAGTTCACATTAGTGAAGTAGCTGATAATTATGTAAAAGATATCAATGAGCATCTAAAAGTTGGAGATGAAGTTGAAGTAAAAGTGATGAATGTTGAAGCGGACGGAAAGATTGGTCTTTCAATCCGTAAAGCAAAACCTCAAGCTGAAAGACCAGAGCGTCCAGCACGTCCGCGTCGTGAAAATCGTTCTAACGATCGCAACGAGCGCCATCAACCAAAAGAAAATTTTGAGCAGAAAATGGCACGCTTCTTAAAAGATAGTGATGAACGTCTAGCAACACTTAAACGTGCTACAGAGTCAAAACGCGGTGGCCGCGGAGCTAGAAGAGGGTAGTTTGCTGACTGTTTTAATCGTAGAAAAAGTGTATGAAATAGAGTAGGGATTAGCTTTCTAAAAGGCTAATCCCTTTTTGATGCATTATAAAGTAGACGAAGGTCTTTTCTTCTTTTTCGAAGGGGCAGTTTCTACTTGTTCAGGAGCAGCGATCACTTTGTTCTCTGCTGGATGAAGCACCATTTTCACCAGTACAAAGACCCCATATATACTTACAGCAAGCCCACCAAGGAGTAATAGAATTTGTACAAAAAAAGGCAGACGAATAAGAATCGAAATAAGAATAATCATTGAGCCGCTTCCGCAAATGAGAGCGGCTTTTGTTAATTGGCCCACAAGTGATAAACCTCCTAAAGTAGCGTGAATTGTCTATATAAGTATGCCATATTTTTAGTTAACTGGCACGGACGTATGCTTTAAAATATTACGAAAGAAACATATAAAAAGATAAGAAAATGATAAACGGCATTGGGGTTGAATTTCTCAAAACCTCTTATTGACAGTCTGGAGCATTTTAATTTCTCTTATATTTTTTGAAATAAACTACTGAGAACATCATCATCCAAAAAATAATTATAAAATAAAGGAGAGTAGCAAGAGGCTCATTAATTATTCGGGTAGCTAACACCACAATAGAGCCTAAAAATACAGTAATCAAATAGATTTTCATAAGGCTTCACTCCTTATTTCTTAATTTGTTAAATAGTAAAGTAATGCAATGGAAACTTTAACAACTTAAATTTTTATTCATCCATATACATTTAAACTTTACATAACAACTGAAAAAGATAGTGACAATAAAGAATAAATCCCTATGTAACGGTTAATTTAAATGAAAAGTATGTAAAATTCTTTTTTTGATAAAATAATGGAGGAAATGGATGGCAAAAGTGAAGCTACATCCTATTGCTAAAAAGGGGCTGTAGAATCTCCTACCATAAGAAAATTATCAACTAGTCCCCCCACTTTAAAGACACATAACTATAAGAATAAATAAAACTTCGTAAAAGGTTAATCTATAAAAGCCTCTTTCTAGGAAGATTCTTGTATAAACAATAATTAGTTTATCTTAGCTTTTTAACTTTATACATTTCCAGACGATTCAACTTGATATAACATCTGACAATATAGAGCTATTTACAAACCAATATCCTTGTATTTTCAAGGTTTGTAGACATACCTATATTCATTATTATGCATGTAATTGCGTGAACACTTCAACATGATAGAACTAAAAAAAGTGCAACAGATGAATATTCATCTGCTACACTTTGGATGACCCGTACGGGATTCGAACCCGTGTTACCGCCGTGAAAGGGCGGTGTCTTAACCACTTGACCAACGGGCCTAATATGGTGGCGGCCGAGGGGATCGAACCCCCGACCTTACGGGTATGAACCGTACGCTCTAGCCAGCTGAGCTAGGCCGCCAATATAAATATGGAGCGGAAGACGAGGTTCGAACTCGCGACCCCCACCTTGGCAAGGTGGTGTTCTACCACTGAACTACTTCCGCCTGTTGTCTAAGCAACAAGTTAAATAATACAAGCCATTGATGCTAGTGTCAAGTAGCTTTTTAAAAAAAGTTATTTAGGTTCACTATATGGAATAAGTGTGTAGAAGTGCTGTCATTCTACTTCCATCCAAGTGGAAATTTTGACGGATTTTTTGTCCTTGCGTAGAAATGTATCGCTAGTATTGTCAAATCGCAAGGGTAATGCTTTTAGTGAAGGATATTATAGCAATTTTTACTGTACTTGTAATTCTTCCTGTCGTATTTACTGCCACTTCTCGTATTTATGAATAGCTATTCGTCGAACGATTTATATTTTCTTCTGTCACCGTCAGACAATCTTTCCATACATAATTTTTTATAATAGCCAAAAGTGCGGAAAGGGGATAGTTAAATGGCAAGTATTGAATGGTATGCTATAACGAATGTAGATGCCCAAAAATTAGGAACGAAAAAAAGACAAATACTTATAGGCTCTCTCTTTTTTTTAACATCCTTTTTTTTGGCACAGTCTGTTGTATTTGAAGCGGCTGTGCCGTTCTCGGTTCCTTTTTGGGCTATTATTCGAACAAAGTATAAAGAGTATGCCAAGTTTGTGTTATTTGGGAGTTTGACAGGATGCTTGTTCCTTGGTCTTGGACAAGTCCTTATTTTAGTTTTGCAAATTTTGATGTATGAATGTATTAGGCGCTTCCGTTATTGGCAGCTACCGCAGAGCATTGCCGTTTCATTAGCCGTGTTACTGGTTCAAATAGTATGGCAAGGGCTGATATATCAAGGGTTACCGCCAGTGCTTGTACAGTTTTATGTAGGGTGTGAAGCGGCTTTAGCTCTTATTATGACGTTATTTATGCAAGTATTATTTGTTAATTCCTACGAGTGGTTTACGAGCCATTGGACATATGAAAAGTTAGGCTCTGGATTAGTTGTATTTGCTGCGCTGCTGACAGGGATGCAGGCGGCTGTCTTTAGCTATTTTTCATTGTCTATCTTCTTATTACAGCTCTTTATTTGCTTTGGAGGGTTAGTGGGCAGTGTTCCATTGGCAACGGTTATAGGAGCCGTTTTAGGCACACTTATAGGCGTTGCAAAGCTATCATTTACAGGAATGCTATCTGTAGCAACTTTAACAGGGTTATGTGCAGGTATGGGGGCTAAAATGGGGAGGTTTGGTGTTGCAATCGGCAGCATTTTGCCAAGTGTCTTTTTTTTATTTTATGATGCTACATTGCCGTTAGATAGTGTTTACTTTACTTCCATTGTTATTGGCAGCGTTGTTTTTCTCACCATTCCAAGGAAATATTCAGATATGGTGAAGGACAAGCTGTTTCCGCAGCGAGAGGAGATTTTACTTGCAAGGCAAAATTGGCTAACCGAACATGTAACCTATAAATTAGAGCATTTTCAACATTTTGTGCAATTTATGAAGGAGCTTGTGTTTGATCGTTTTATGACAACACCTGTTGAGGCAGCAAAAGAAGTGTCACCGATGAATACTTGCTTAAGCTGCTTTCGCTACGACCATTGCTGGGGAGCGCAAAATAATGGAATGGACAAGCTAATGACGGATTGGTTTCATATGAAGGGAATGGGAAAGGAATCGACACTGCATCGTGTTGAGGAGCAAATACGCTATAAATGCGTGAAGTCTTCGAAAATTTTTGAGGAGCTGGATACAGAGCTATATCGTGAACATATCAATGGTCAATATTTTCATGGAAAAAAGATGATTGCACTTCAGCTTCGTGATATGAGCAATCATTTAAACCAGCTAATAGCTGAGATGAAGGAGGATACGATTTCCTTTGTAAGTGTAGAAAAGGATATTATTGAACGCTTAAAGGAAGCACATATTGAATGTTTTCAGCTTGATGTATTGAGCAATAAGCCTGGAGCACGCAAGATTGTTTGTGCTTTAGCGCCAGCACGAGTGAATTGGGAGGAGGATACGACGTTAGCTGAGCGTATGATTTTGCCGATTCTTTATGAGATTTTCGATGAACCATTTGAAATTGAAAAAGTAGTAGCATGTGATATACCATTTCGTCATGTTCAAGTATGTTTTCAGTCAGCTATTAGCTTTGAAGTAGAGTATGATATATATAGCATATCAAAAGAGGCAACATTGTACTCTGGTGATTCACATGCACTCTTTCAATTACATCCAGGCCTCTTTGCCATTTTGCTATCAGATGGTATGGGTCAAAGTAAAGAAGCACAGCATGAAAGTAGAAAGTTAATACATTTAATGAGGGAATGCCTTAATTACAATATGAATCCAGAAACGGCGATGCATACATTGCATTATGTTATGTCTTTAAAGCAGCAAAATGATATGTATGCGACACTTGATTTTGCGCTTGTTGATTTACAGCATGGTGATTTATGGTCATGGAAGGCTGGTGGAATGTCGACCTATATTTTACGTGGAAAAGAGGTATTAAAAGTTGAAAGTAATGCCGCACCTGTAGGCTTTTTATCCATTTCAGCAGTCGAGGCTGAAAAAAGAAAACTAAAGGCAGGCGATGTTATTTTAATGCATTCAGATGGTTTGTTTTCGAGTGTGGCTGATTGGGATGAGCAGGAGGAGATGTTTTTAGCTTATGCACAGCAGGTTGCAAGTACAAATAAAACTATTCAAGAAAAGCTAACAATGATGATGCAGTCGTTCCAGGGCTACTATGCTATTGAAGATGACTGTACTGTATTAATGCTGGAGGTGACGCATGTTGTACCGACATGGGCTGTGTTTAGACCAGCTCAACCTTCAATGAGTAAATCATCTTAAATCATTATCGAAAAGGGGAGGAGAAGCGTTTGTCATTTGAATTAAA is part of the Lysinibacillus sp. FSL K6-0232 genome and harbors:
- the mazG gene encoding nucleoside triphosphate pyrophosphohydrolase, coding for MNTLTIIGLGAGDFNQLQMGVYRKLKHAKTLYVRTVDHPVLEELAAEGVQFKSFDEIYEKHNAFQPVYEEIADKLIEAAAREDIIYAVPGHPLVAEQTVQLLITAANDGKVNLVIEGGQSFLDPIFGALKIDPIEGFQLLDGTSFSMHDINMRQHLLIAQVYDTFSASEVKLTLMEKYDDEYPVTVVTAAGSAQEKIITVPLYELDQSVEVNNLTTVYVPPVKSQEEALRDWTTFRQIIATLRGPDGCPWDRKQTHESLKKYLLEEAHEYLAAVDAEDDFAMIEELGDVLLQVFLHAQIGEDQGYFTLEDVLASISEKMIRRHPHVFGDVAVEDAEGVVANWEAIKAQEKGISDKPLLSEQYRASSALQTSYNYQKLAAKVGFEWPDVEGAWEKFAEEWQEFRAEVTKGSNASRLDEFGDVLFTLVNLARFYKISPEEAMLHANEKFARRFGYVEAQVKASGKSFTDFTLEQLDAFWDEAKQLERE
- a CDS encoding RNA-binding S4 domain-containing protein — encoded protein: MRIDKFLKVSRLIKRRTLAKEVADQGRITINGKVAKAGSTVKAGDELAIRFGQKIVTARVEELRDTVKKEDAANMFTILKEERLEKVEPEFIDDED
- the yabP gene encoding sporulation protein YabP gives rise to the protein MTLHQESNRYTIPSGEHILTIRNRKRMDMTSVKSIERFDQEEFFIKTSQGHLLIRGEELHIVHLDVDKGLLTLEGTVKTLQYDEEESGFSKGFLHKLFG
- the yabQ gene encoding spore cortex biosynthesis protein YabQ, with the translated sequence MIVSEQFFHLIVMVLSGIAVGFIIDSVRLIVFSTPKRSSLRRWMMVFELITWILLGGLTYYLLFWLKDGAWRAYDPLAQIAGIFLYQSFFQNFLRFVARILVNITWKPLWFIIHLIITVIRQVLQLFIHIIMFVLRPFVKIYSYLSYTFLKKLRYLKYNKKQQ
- a CDS encoding FtsB family cell division protein — protein: MTKRHSSNDEQQNFKKLDNDYVRNTDKAINRKQQARKRKIRRIVFFAIIPVVIIALLLNVLSHQNEVLATKEKAKKEAEQHLAELKEEQDLLNLKIKQLEDDEYIAKLLRKEYYLSEEGEIIFIIPDKEDKKDD
- a CDS encoding S1 domain-containing RNA-binding protein — encoded protein: MSIEVGSKVQGKVTGITNFGAFVELPDGKTGLVHISEVADNYVKDINEHLKVGDEVEVKVMNVEADGKIGLSIRKAKPQAERPERPARPRRENRSNDRNERHQPKENFEQKMARFLKDSDERLATLKRATESKRGGRGARRG
- a CDS encoding SpoIIE family protein phosphatase, translating into MASIEWYAITNVDAQKLGTKKRQILIGSLFFLTSFFLAQSVVFEAAVPFSVPFWAIIRTKYKEYAKFVLFGSLTGCLFLGLGQVLILVLQILMYECIRRFRYWQLPQSIAVSLAVLLVQIVWQGLIYQGLPPVLVQFYVGCEAALALIMTLFMQVLFVNSYEWFTSHWTYEKLGSGLVVFAALLTGMQAAVFSYFSLSIFLLQLFICFGGLVGSVPLATVIGAVLGTLIGVAKLSFTGMLSVATLTGLCAGMGAKMGRFGVAIGSILPSVFFLFYDATLPLDSVYFTSIVIGSVVFLTIPRKYSDMVKDKLFPQREEILLARQNWLTEHVTYKLEHFQHFVQFMKELVFDRFMTTPVEAAKEVSPMNTCLSCFRYDHCWGAQNNGMDKLMTDWFHMKGMGKESTLHRVEEQIRYKCVKSSKIFEELDTELYREHINGQYFHGKKMIALQLRDMSNHLNQLIAEMKEDTISFVSVEKDIIERLKEAHIECFQLDVLSNKPGARKIVCALAPARVNWEEDTTLAERMILPILYEIFDEPFEIEKVVACDIPFRHVQVCFQSAISFEVEYDIYSISKEATLYSGDSHALFQLHPGLFAILLSDGMGQSKEAQHESRKLIHLMRECLNYNMNPETAMHTLHYVMSLKQQNDMYATLDFALVDLQHGDLWSWKAGGMSTYILRGKEVLKVESNAAPVGFLSISAVEAEKRKLKAGDVILMHSDGLFSSVADWDEQEEMFLAYAQQVASTNKTIQEKLTMMMQSFQGYYAIEDDCTVLMLEVTHVVPTWAVFRPAQPSMSKSS